In Megalobrama amblycephala isolate DHTTF-2021 linkage group LG9, ASM1881202v1, whole genome shotgun sequence, the sequence GATAAGCTTTTGCCATCATAAACAGGAttatgaagaacctttaaaatgCATGGACCTTTCCATTCAATCTTTTCTTTATAGCGGAAAAAGGTtcttcagattattaaaatgttcttcatactaagaaaaaaaaaaattggttttctatggcatcgctgcaAAACCCACCTtttgaaacctttatttttaagagtataTATTGTTGTGTACATGTATGCTGTGTACTTACTGCCTGACAGACCACTGATGTCCATGGTTGGCAGGTGTTTGGCCTTGAGGACCACCACATTTAGCCTGTGAGTAACAGGCTGGTAGGACAGTGAGACCAGCAATTCTCCACGACTTTCACACTATGgagaaacagaaaagaaatTGAACAATTGTTTATTAGATGACCTGTCAGTGATCACAGCACTGAAGTAGAAGGATTGCCCCAACGGCTCATGATACTCAGCCCTTTCAGACTCTGTCCCAAAGTAAGGTAAGCCTGGTGCAATTATCCATACTTCCCAGAGCAGTGCCAACAAGGGGAACAATGCCCAACACCCAGTGTTGTAGTCGAGACCAGCTCTTTGGAGTCCAAGTCCATGCCAAGAccaagggccagatttactaacagatTCCATCagcacaaaccctcttttggcataaaaaactactgtcaggatttactaaagacacgcagtgaaaaatgaGCACAGAAAGGGCGTGGACAGGATTATTTTTgcagctgaccttattgcatatgcatttgtaggagtttccctttcagacacaaaatttatgggaggagagtatttaaattaatcatgcaaggtgatttactaaggtttgcgctagtcaatttactggtatttgcaccATTATTTAACGTCCAAAAAAGCATGTCTCAAACCAGATGCTAATTTgcgctgctcttggtagattgcattggtcattatggaaatgatctggctgcgtctgtgttctttaatttgtgcATCGTCAGTAGATCACGTacagaactttccactcccatctgcgctttttttttttaagtacgctctcacgctaatttgccctgtttagtaattCTGGCCTCAAGACTAGAAGAGGGTTGAGTCAGAGACAAGACAGAGACCTGAAGAGGGTGTGAATGATTCAGGCAGTGTTAATAAGTTTGGGGTGAATAAAGCCTGGTTTTGCATCAGTGTTACATCATATAGTGCATCATATGTGCAAATCCGCAATGAGTCAAATGCTCTTGGATTGGTCTTGGAGCTCAGGCTTCAGACAGAGGCCATTTTGGGGTACTACAACATGACCATCAACCTTGTCCAAGTGCTTGCAATGCCCATGGCCATCATAGCCAGGTCAGTGTTGAGAGACCTGGTACCCCTGATTCTGGGACAAGGTAGAGTTTGAAAGTTATAAGATTAAGAGCTAAGGAAGTGTTGCAATATAGGAACACTGTGTTCTCCTGGCACTCCTGACCTCTGGGACAAAACCAGACTAAAAGTAAGATGTTTTTTGGAAATTGTCTTTGGAGGGTCCCCTTGCCAACAGCAGGGGTTTCAAATCTTGCTCACAGAggaccactgtcctgcagacttTAGccacaattaaacacacctgaatcaaGGTAATCAACGTTTACTAGAAATTCCCAGGAAGGTACGTTGGGAAAAACTGTAGCTACACTCTTCAGGATCTTTGTGCTGCTTAGGACAGGATTTGGATACAACTGGCCAAAAGGATGACTGCAAGATGGACTGCTGGTGTCAAGTCTTCAGAAATACTGACAAGTACCTTCTGCCAATTAGCAAAGTCAGGGCCCTTCAACACTCCAGGAGCATTGAGAGGTATAGGGGCTTTCCTTTCAGTATGCATGGGGTCCCTACCTGTCCCATATGATATATCTCTGACAACCTAGATGACGTCATTATCCACCTGGGGTTCTACAAGGAAAAACTACTTCATCTTCTGGACAGTGAAATGGACCATAGAGGAGGAGAGGGCATTTGCTGCAATTTCACCAGAGCATGTCCTGCTCACATGATTCATTAAATTGCCACTTATTTTCTAGATGGACAAGTGTGAGGGAGAACTGCAATGGTGAGCCATCTGTGCAGCTGTCAGTTCTCCCTGGGCAATGGTGATCATATGTTCAGGTGGGTAACCAAGGTGAAATAATCAAAGGCACCTGTCCATTATCATAAGAGAAGACGACAAAAAGAACATTGGTGTCTCTGCAAACCATGCTTCAACTCCCACAGGACATTCATTTCTAACCCCATCTCTACGAATACAGTCTCGCAACCTGACACTTATGAGCACTGAAACCTCCAGCAACAaacatcttaaaggtgccctagaactttttttaaaagatgtaatataagtctaaggtgtcccctgagtgtgtttgtgaattttcagctcaaaataccccatagatttttttttaattcatttttttaactgcctgttttgtggcataattagaaatgagccgattcagggtgtgtggccctttaaatctcgtgctccacgccccaagagctcgcgcttgccttaaacaacataaaaaaagttcaatcaGCTAATacaaccctcaaaatggatctttacaaagtgttcgtcatgtagcatgtctaatcgcataagtacagtgtttattttgatgtttacattgattctgaatgagtttgaggctgtgctctgtggctaacggctaatgctacactgatggagagatttataaagaatgaagttgtgtttatgcattatacagactgcaagtgtttaaaaatgaaaataacgacggctcttgtctccgtgaatacagtaagaaacgatggtaactttaacgacatttaacagtacattagcaaaatgctaacgaaacatttagaaagacagtttacaaatatcactaaaatatcatgttatcatgaatcatgtcagttattattgctccatctgtctgttgattcagctgtgcacatccagacgttctgcccttgtctaatgcctttcataatgttgggaacatgggctggcatatgcaaatattgggggcgtacaccccaactgttacgtaacagtcggtgttatgttgagattcgcctgttcttcggaggtcttttaaacaaatgagatttatataagaaggaggaaacaatggagtttgagactcactgtatgtcttttccatgtactgaactcttgttatttaactatgccgaggtaaattcaatttttgaatctagggcacctttaaggtgaCTTTTAACCCAACTCTTTTaactctttttttaattattatgagTTATGAAGCTCTGCCTCATAAAAGCAGTGTTAACAGCAAATTGTGATGACACAGGTATACAACAAGTTCTAAATGTAAAACAGCAAGTTGGCAAGTTGTTTAGCAATAAGCAACCAAATATAAACTGtcttaatattttcctcattAAATGTTCATGTACTTTTTACAGTTTCTGAGTGTAGTTTCAGTGCTGAACTTTCACTGCCCCTCAATGGCAGAACAAGCATCCAGCCTCAACTCGGTTGCTgagaccacaaaaaaaaaaaaaaaaaagaagaagaagaagaagcaaaGGAAGATAACAGCTTAAGATATAAATAAAGCCACTCAATACCATTTAAAAGGACATCCTTTTCTAAACTGTTCTTCAAATTAATTTCTGGTCTACACAAATAATTGTTGCCTTATTTTccaggaaaaatatcgaaattAATATGAGCAACATTGTTGACGAGCAATAAGTTGGTGCCTACTGTTAGATTTATGCTCAaaacaagaaataaaaacaattttaaattgattttaaactgtttaaatGGGATaagaaaaattaacttaattcaagctatttttttttaagttgtttataatataatatctaaatatatgtttagatatttttactgtacaacaagaaaaaaatttagactgaaaaagaaaatgatgcAGATTTAAATTCCTGttctgttttattctttaaataGGATATTGTGACTGCTAATATTTTTGGCTTCTTTCCTCAGTCACTTTGTACCCAAGCATctgctacattttttttttctgtgacaaAAACCTTCATCCACATCATATGCAAAGACTTTGCTTCTATAACtagacatataaacattgcCTTTTCGCTTGCTTTTCTCTTGCCATCCCTGTCTTTGTTTTTCTCTTCTTTTAGAGTAAAGATTCCAGTCCTGCTCCTGGTTATCACCATGGCAACTTGCATTAGGTGGCATCCTGGAGCTAAACATGGACTTAAAACAGCCTTCATTTTAATGTGTAATGCCTGTAAGTGTTTGTGATTTTCTTTAGCTGTAAAAtgagacacagtctctatgggTGACTGTGCTTGTTAAATGCTTAAATGGGGGTGGAGATATTTAACAGTGTGCCCATGTTAATGTTACACCATGTTTCACTTATATGCCATACTTTTATGATAATCCAATTTATCCATGCAAAGAGTCCAAATAACTGGACTTAATTTGTACATATATTAGCTATTAAAAAGTCTTTGTCACGGTTGGTGGCTGTAGAGAAGCGCACAATGACAGAGtaagaacaaaaaataatattaatttaatattaagaaTCTTTAATCTatgatattattttaaacagaacACTCAGGAGATGAACTTGTAACATAACCAAATAAACTTAGACGTAAACATTACTGGACAAATAATTAAGGAGAACTTGGTGGTTTCTGTAAATTTCAGGATCTGTTGTATGTCTCTAAAGTTGTATAAAAGGGATTACACTTTAGATACATTTAAGTGTCTATTCAAATACAACTATATACATGAACACTTTAAAACAGATACCTACAGATTTGATTGAGGTCAACCTAGTTTGACCTCAGCTAAATGTCATTAGGCTACTCTTATTCTGCACACATTCATTTTCTTTATCTTCCATGAAACTATAAGCGAGGGTAACGAGCATGGCGCTGCCGCAGTATGTCACGCACTCTTTATAATCACCCATCTCTCTTTCCACCACTCTCTCTCACTGCACAAACTGCACCCCATCTGTTTCCTGAGCTTTTTCTCCTTCCTTCTCTCCCATaatcctctctctctcgctctcactctctctctctctctgtctttctcttggCGGAATCGATTGTCCACCACTCCCAGCCAACACCCTAATGCTCCTGTCTTGTGGAGCCATAGGCACTGATTCAATTTAAGGATAGAAGAGTAGAAAGCAGACAGGAAGTTCTCTGATTTGAACAAGCTTACTCTGCATAGCGGGAACACAAGCTCAAATACTTATTTGCCACCAAGCACTAAAGATTTCCTGCCGCCAGAGAGAATGAGATTATGAACATCGCTTATAATGCTATTGTTCCTGTTTTGATGGAAATACAGCAGCGTATTAGACTATGATTACTTGTTATGCAACAACTTTTAACAGTGTTCTGCTTGTGTTTGAGTGAAAATGGATGCAAAGCCTTCATCATGACTCAATCGTGCTTTCTCTCTTTATTTCAATGGGTGTTCATTTAGGTCTCTTTTACACCTGCTATCTGTCTTGTGTGACCCGTTCATAAGCAGACAATCGATGTTCTAAATATAGGTGTAAAAGAGGTTCAAAACATTTTGTGATCACAAACTATAGTACATTACAAGGTAGTCAAAAATGCAAGTGATCACAGTGGAGTGTAGACACTCATCTGTTCTAATGTCTCTcagaaattaaagggatagttcacccaaaaatgaaaattctgtataaatttctttgttctgctgtacgcaaaggaagatatttggaagaattttTGTAACCAAGCAGCTCTCACGccccatagtatttttttcctactatggtagtcaatggggggagatatctgcttggttacaaataTTCTTCctaatatcttcctttgtgttcagcagaacaaagaaatgtataaaggtttggaacaacttgagggggagtaaatgatgacagaattttcattttttggttaaatatccctttaactgcCTAGACACCTCTCAATCATccattattaaaacataaatatttccatttcaaatatatgctgttcttttgaagttgatgatatttaaatgtttcttgagcagcaaatcagcatattagaatggtttctgaaggatcatgtgacaatgaagactggcataatggctgctgaaaactCAGTTTTGCCATAACagtaataaattttaatttattactgttatttattttacattttaagttattttaacagtttttgtaatcttaccgaccccaaacttagtagtgtatatacagtatagttaaaacaccagagaccctcccttcaaaacaaaatcacaagtGGTTACAGGAAACACATTTTCCATCAATAACAGGCATCAATACCATCTGTAAACAGGCATAAGAAACTACAGAAGCATAGAAAGTATCAATAATTTTTATGAAGTAAATATGCTAGTTGTTTTGTGTATGGGTATCATTGCTAATGATGTGAGTATTAGCGCTATAGTTTCCACATGGTTGTACTGATGGATGCCCCCCCTTGCAGTCTGTAACCTTTATGGCTACACTCTCTGTCTGCAATAATGCCACTTTAATGGGCCATGGATCAATAGACACTCTCACCACCCATAAAGCCCAGCCCATATGCATAAGGAGCAAAATGGTATAGAGCTACATAATATAACATCTATAGTATGAAACACAGGATGATTTCAGTAGAAAATATGATTGATGTTTGTCCATGCAAAACTCTTTGCCAAAATGCTAAGAAGTTCTAAGTGGTTAAAAGGGCaatgctatgtggttgctaaggtgttctaagtGATTTTTAAGTGGTTTCTAATTCCCCACCCCTGAATCtctatgatattctggtctctaGATGTGGCTCAGGTAACTTCCCATCATCACTTACAAAAAGTAATCGGAACATTTCCTTAACAAACCTTGTAAAAAAGTGTGAAATGTACTGAATTTATACTTAGTGtactttaaatcttaaaaatatatttgtaaatattgtaCTTGTAGATAATATATCAATGAAATAAGTgtacataaagataataaaCTTGTTTCTTAATATAAACTGCTTCGTAACTCttgcatttttataataatgttaaattaaaacttattttaaagtacactttaaatgttttaatactaTTGTGTCATTCtttaaagtacacttattttgatatGCTGACTAACATACCATAGCatatgtaaagtacttgattataattttccCTGGGTTATTCGATAATacaagttaatatattttaaatgaactaaaCTGTAACTTCATCTTTACAAatatgtaattacaaatatatgtcaaataaatgtgacaaataaataaaaaacatgagATGACAAATACCTGACACAAGTTTCAacaaattgtgtgtgtgtgtgtgtgtatatatatatacagtacagtccaaaagtttggaaccactaagatttttaatgtttttaaaagaagtttcgtctgctcaccaaggctacatttatttaattaaaaatacagtaaaaaacagtaatattgtgaaatattattacaatttaaaataactgttttctatttgaatatatttcacaaagtaatttattcctgtgatggcaaagctgaattttcacatgtcttcagtgtcacatgatccttcagaaatcattctaaaattctgatctgctgctcaagaaacatttaatgtgtacaattgtacaaaatatttgtgtacaatattttttttcaggattatttgatgaatagaaagttcaaaagaacagtgtttatctgaaatctaatcttttgtaacattataaatgtctttactgccacttttgattgatttaatgcatccttgctgaataaaagtattcatttctttaatttcttttcaaaaaaataaaaataaaaattcttactgaccccaaacttttgaacggtatgtataatgctacagaagctttgtatttcagataaatgctgttcttttgaactttctattcatcaaggaatcctgaaaaaaaaaaagtacacaacttttttcaacattgaaaataatcataaatgtttattgagcagcaaatcagcatattagaatgatttctgatggatcatgtgacactgaagactggagtaatgatgctgaaaattcagctttgcatcacaggaataaattactttgtcaaatatatttaaatagtacacagttattttaaattgtagtaatatttcacaatattactgttttttactgtatttttaattaaataaatgtagccttggtgagcagacgaaacttcttttaaaaacattaaaaatcttagtggttccaaacttttggactgtactgtatatatatatatatatatatatatatatatatatatatatatatatatataaataaaattactttgTATTCTCACGGTTACAAATGCAGCTGCAAAGGTCACAAAAATCACAAGTCGAAAGCTCATATATCatctaaaatacaaaaataaataaataaataaagttcaaAATGTCAACACAATAAAATCAGCAGCTCTGTGACTTGGTCTCAAGAAAAAACTGTGGGATAATAGCTTCAATGAACTGGAATTGATGGAAGTGCTGTCACTCTGAAACTGCTTGTATCAATCACAGAGACGCTTAACCTGGGGCAAAAAGCTCAAAATCTTTTCTTTTACCCTATTTCCTATATCAGGTTTATGTCTCGAGAAGCTGGAGAAAGCCTTTCACCCACAATGACTGCCGCTAACCGTAAAACATCTTGGGAGATCCATAAAAGGTTCGAGCAGCCATCTCATGGGAATGATTAAGTTTAACGATCGCTGCGTCGAATAACATCGGAGGAATATGATGCCTTTTGCAGGGCCAGCAGCACCCAATACATACAGCTAAATTCGTTTGTTCTGAACACACAAAGTTTGGTAATTTACAGGAGTGACAATTGAATTCTACAAAAAATCTGCATAAAAATCACAGGGCACAGGCACAGACTTGACTCATTTTCATTCCGAGATTATGctagaaaaaacaacaaataataagAAGCCCAAAATAAACCGAAATATATCCAAATGTTTTATATTGAAAACAAGACCAAAATATCGCACCTTGCACCTGCTCGCTTTAATAACTCCATAAATTTTATCACTTTATGATTAAAACCAAAACAACAATTCTAAAAATTCTTAGAATAAATGGACGTGGTAACACTTTAAGAGAGTGCTTGGTGAAGCAGCTTTTtaagcataaacaaaacacattgTCTCTGTCGAAAATTGCAGTCTTTAGTGGCTGGAATATTAAATTTCGTCAAAAATAGCTGATACCAAATACACAAGACACCAGAACTTTGCTGTGGATACCACAAGGTCAATTATCGCAATTTAAGGAGCGAGTCatgttctgtacacacacagaaCAATAATTTAGGTGATTCACTTCTGTATTTAAAAGCGGTTGAACTTTACAGTGTGTATGTGGCCTAAGATATCCCTGTGCAAGGTCAAGAAACACTCACCTGTGTGTTCCTCTTGCTGATTTGCTGGGTGATGTGCGCCCGTCCCGTGCTTGGGTCCACGCCCGCCAATGGCACGACTGCCTCCCCAATGACATCATCCCGTGCAAAGCGATCAAAGCTGAGCACCAGGAAGTGCAGGGTAAGCTCAGGCAGCGAGCTGTACGGGATGCCGTAGAAGGTGAACGTCTCGTCAAACACAGGCTCCAGAGTCTTCCTCAGTACACGTGTCTTCACTCGGTGCTTCTTCTCGGGTAGGATGGTCATCTTCACGTAGGGGTCAGAACTGCCCGCCTGTTCGTCCACTGCGGGGAGCCCCTGTGCTCCTACGATAGTGACAACGAGGGCCTTCTTGGGGAAGTTGTAGTCAATGGCCAGACTGAGCGTTCCCAGAGAGGGTGAGTTGAGACTGTAGGGTGATGCGGTTTTACTGGGTGCTTCACTGCTGCTTCCTGAGCTGCTCTCCATACAGCAGTAGTCCGCCCGGATGGGCAGCGCCCTCTCCAGTCTGGGAGGACCCACAGGGGGGACCAGGTGGTTCATCTGTAGGTGCGCAGTACCACCTTCGGGATCTGCATCCACAAGGAGCACATCGCCGTTTCGGGATCCACGACTCCATTCTCTTAACAAGGAACTCGATCCTGAGCGCTGACCCACCCGTACAATCTTCTTGTTGTTGCTGAGGGTCTCAGGGTAGATGCTGATGCCTTTGAGCATGTGGATGAACTTGTAGGGGGGGTCAACGGGTGGGTCGTAGGGGCCGCTGGTCAGCTTGTACGCACCTGTCATTTGACGATATCGCCGCTGACAGCACGTCCAGAGGAAAACGGCCACTGTCACGGAGACAACCAAGACCCCTGCACCCAGAAAACCTGCAAGCACTGGGGACACATCTGAAAGAGACAAAGACTGAGAATTAGATCACCCCTTGTGGAAAAGAAGTACACTTctgcatacttttaaaaagggtatatttttttacttatatAATATGTCTaagtataattatatatatatttatatatacttaagcgcaaactgaatgtaatgtttttgggAGACTTGTGAGAAAGAccaaacaagaacaaaagagTCACTTGATACTCTCTGTCAAGGAGGATGAAGGATTGGACAAGAATAGCACACAACAAGCATGCGgcctctattttttttttaaaaaagataacTTTCCTATTGATATAACTCCTATTGAGTAGGATTTATAGAATAAAAAAACATCTACAAGTTCATTGTTCCTTTTTTCAAGGGAATGGTCCCTTACTTTCCACCtagataataaataaaattatcttTTAACATTATATGCcttcttttaaatataaatgatggAATATATATGTCAGAAACAAGGAAATTACTAAAATGTCCAGTGAAAAGGTTTATAAAACTATTACCACAGGGAATTTGAGACTAGACTTGGAGTCTATATCAGAGAGCTATGAACATTCACGGTAATAAAAAATACTTCTACACCATACTACAGCAAACTATCTTCTGTgagtttgaataaataaataaagtttagattTAAAAGCAAACCACAGAAACATTTCACAGTTTGCAGGCACTTGCTCATTTAAAAACGGCAGTTTCTACCCTCAGACTGCAGATTTAAGATGCCAGAATATTTCAGAAACAGAGCAAAGCAAACATTCATACAGCAAGTGACATACTAAATAAATATACTCGAACTGAAAAggtcatcattttattttttgtctttgcATACTGTAATGTGTTGCTTGTacttttaatacatattttagaCATGCAGTTATATACAAATGATTGTgaatttgttattatttatagCCACTGTTTctaatgttgtcttttgtctATTCATAAATCTTTATAtacaaattaaagggttagttcacacaaaaatgaaatttctgtcattactgTCATGttgttactcaccctcatccataagaccttcgttcatctttggaacacaaattaagatattttgatgaaatccgagaggttgttttatcctccattgaaagcaatgaaattacaacattcaaggtccagaaaagtagtaaaaacattgttaaaatagtcaagagtgactacagtggttcaaccttaatattatgaagcaacaagGATCTTTTTGtctgcaaataaataaaaaataaataacgacttattcaacaaattcgtctctccCCTGTCTTTCGCCTATGCTATTTACGTTCAGCACTTCTGTGTTTACATCTGAACGCCGGCTCGGTATTGGCCgaagctgttcacgtgagcagcacaatgcaagtgtgtgatgctgatgcaggagccggccaatactgagctggcgttctgacgtagaacacagaagcgctggacgtaaatagaataggagaatgacaggggaatttgttttgcacacaaaaaggaaaaaacatcaaaaatatcttaatttgtgttccaaagatgaacaaaggtcttggacatgagggtgagtacttaactGTACttaagtgaactaaccctttaagtgtgcaGAGAACATCAACAATTTTAACAAGAATGAATAACATTACCAAAACGCAGAATAACATTTCATGCAGAAATCACCAACAAATCTTTGCatattattttttcaaaatcacACATTAACTTCAAAATTTGGATACAAAAAGCATAATTACTGCTGCAGGACTGTAACTACATCTAACTAAATACTGTGCACAAATcattttcttcataactcaTAATAGTCTAGTTTGGATTGTGTTTCAAGAGAAAAACATCTGGTCTGAAAGTGAATTAAACAGAACAACAAACATGGCCACCGATGGCCTCAAATTGAGGTAAGAGACTGACCCAGTTAGATGTAGAACAGAGAGTAACAGGGAAGAGAACTCAGAAAAACAGCAGCAGTGCTTCAGGTCAGTCTAGGCAATTGCAAAAACATGaatatggaaataaaaaaaataaaaaaaaaacattaaacattaaaaaaaaaacatttgtgtgagagagagaaaaaaatagctTTCTAGGTATTGAAATTATCCATGGTAATGAAAAACTATTTTCTGGGTATATTGCAGGATAATTCTTGCTCTTGGCTGCAGCTTAGATTCTTTCCTGTTTAATTCATGACTGTTTGTTTCTTGCTTGTTTCACAGCCA encodes:
- the syt11a gene encoding synaptotagmin-11a, whose translation is MAEITNLKPTYDVSPVLAGFLGAGVLVVSVTVAVFLWTCCQRRYRQMTGAYKLTSGPYDPPVDPPYKFIHMLKGISIYPETLSNNKKIVRVGQRSGSSSLLREWSRGSRNGDVLLVDADPEGGTAHLQMNHLVPPVGPPRLERALPIRADYCCMESSSGSSSEAPSKTASPYSLNSPSLGTLSLAIDYNFPKKALVVTIVGAQGLPAVDEQAGSSDPYVKMTILPEKKHRVKTRVLRKTLEPVFDETFTFYGIPYSSLPELTLHFLVLSFDRFARDDVIGEAVVPLAGVDPSTGRAHITQQISKRNTQCESRGELLVSLSYQPVTHRLNVVVLKAKHLPTMDISGLSGNPYVKVNVFYGRKRIAKKKTHVKKCTLNPVFNESFIYDVPAELMPDISVEFLVIDFDRTTKNEVVGRLVLGGQSPIPSGVTHWREVCDNPRRQIAKWHNLTEY